The following is a genomic window from Caldicellulosiruptor danielii.
CATAATCTCACAAAGTACAATGGAAAATGTGAAAACCTTCACGGGCACACATACAAGCTTGTTGTGACAGTGGAAGGAAAACCCGATGACCAGGACATGGTAATAGACTTTGTGCTTTTAAAAAAGATTGTACAGAATGAAGTGATTGACATCTTAGACCATGCATATATAAACGATATTATAGAAAATCCTACTGCTGAGAACATTGCAAAGTGGATATGGAAAAAACTTAGCAAAAAAATAGAAGAACAAGGCTGCAGACTTTACGAAATTGAAGTTTGGGAGACAGAAGACAGCAGCGTCATATACAGGGGTGAAGATGAATGATTGATGTTCAGAGCCAGAAAGACCTTCGCGGCATCAGTATTCAAAAAGTTGGAATAAAGGATTTAAACTGGCCAATTGTTGTAATGGATAGAGAAAACAAAACTCAGACAACAATTGCAAGAATCACCGCTGCAGCAGAGCTAAAAGGTGATATTAGAGGCACGCACATGTCCCGGTTCATTGAAGCTATAGATGAGCTGAAAGTTGTTGGACCAAAGGAGATAGAAAAGCTTTTGGATAAAATAAAAGAAAAGCTGAATTCAGAAAAAGCCTATATAAGGTTTGATTTTCCTTACTTTATCAACAAAAGAACACCTGTGACAGCAACGCTTTCACCACTTAAAGTTGACTGTTATTTTGAAGCAGAAAAAGATCAGAAATTTGACCTGAAAACTGGTGTGATTGTTCCTGTTCACACTCTGTGTCCATGCTCAAAAGAAATTTCAGAGTATGGAGCTCACAACCAGAGAGCTTATGTGACAATAGAAGTGAGAATGAAAAAGTTTATGTGGATTGAAGAACTTGTTGAGATTGCAGAAGCTTCTGCATCGTGCCCTCTTTATTCTATTTTAAAAAGACCTGATGAGAAATGGGTAACAGAGAGAGCTTACCAGAACCCTCGCTTTGTTGAAGACCTTTTGAGAGAGGTTGTTTTAAAAATAAAGGAAAATGGGCGAATTAAATGGTATAAGGTTTTTGTTGAGTCAATTGAGAGTATTCACAACCACAATGCCTTTGCGTATGTTGAAGGTGAAATAAGAAAATGATACAATTAAAGTAACAATCTGCTTTTAAAAAGCGAGGGAAGGTTTTTAAAAACCGAATATTATGAAAATAAAGATTTATACAAAAAGGCTGGGAATAAGTATAGCTGTGTTTTTATTTGGAATTTTGTTTATAATCCTTTTAATTAGGAATTTTACAATCAAGAATACACCAACCCAAAATGACAACATAACCTATATAAAAAATATGTTTGAACTGAGAAATGCAAAGCTTGTTGAAGACAACATTCTCATCGAAAAGTTACCAGACGATACCTTTATGTTCAAGTATCTTTTTGAAGACTCAAAATCAAAATATGAAATCTACATGAAAGAGGACCAGTCAATAGTTTATTTCAAAAAATTTACTCCTTCCGACGTGGTTAACAGATTTTCAATAAGTGATGTGAAGACAAAAGCTTTCAAGCTTTTATACAAATTTGCGCCATATACAAAAGGAAATGTTGAGATTGAGGTAGCTTCTTCGCAAAATGTCTACGTTTGTGTTTTTAATCGTTATGAAGGCGACAAAAAGGTTTTAGGGAACTGGGCAACGGTTGTACTTAACAAAGATAATGGGGAACTATTGGAGTTTAGTATAAACTGGCATCAAGATATTAACTTCAAAAATTCTGTCAAAAAAGGTGATGAAGAAGGTAAAATTTTAGGAAGCATAAAAGTTGTACCTGTTTTGAGTTCTGATTCTTTTTTAAAGTATACCACATTGAACAATGTTCTTGGATTAAAAGACCTCTATTACGACTTTGTTGATGGCAAGGTGTATCCCCAGATTAATCTAACTGTTAACACTTTAAATACTCGGGATTACAATAACTATGTTGATTATGCTCAAAAAAAAGCACAGGTTGAATATGTAAAGTTAAAATTTGGAAAGATTTTAAATCTGCTTTCTTCACAGGCAAGACGTCTCTCTTTTTCTGCTTCCGAGTTCAGTGTTTCTTCAGGTGGTGAATACTCATACACCAAAAAAAGTATTCTTGGCACTGTAAAGATAACTGCCGACAAGTACGGGAATATTTTGAAAGCCACGGCAGATTTAAAATCATCTGGTGAAATAAAAAAGGTTGACTCTAAGGTTTTAAATGATAGAGCAGAACAGATTATGCAGGCGCTTGTTGGAAAATACGTTGTCGCAAAATCTTATATATTTGAAAATAACAATCAGCATGCAGTAAATTACAAACTCTATATAGGTAATGCCTACATAATAAATGGAAAACTGGAAATTACATTTGATAAACTTTCTGGAGAAGTATTAAAACTTGATTTTGATTTGGGCATACGACCAGAGTTTATGGAAAAGGTGAAAACTCTAAAAAGTCCATACGAGTATATAAATCTCATAAAATCAAGTGGATTTGAAGAGGTTTATATTTTGACAAAAGAGTATGGAAAGGTGTACCTTTATCAGAAACCTGTTGAGGCGCACTTGGCGCTAAAACCCAAATTTGACATGACATATCTTATGCATGCAACTAAATAATCTTTCAATACATTCAAAGGAGTGAAATTGCAGCGATGGACATTTTAATAAAAAATGCAAAAATCTATACAATGGATGAGAAAGGAATTATTGAAAAAGGCGATGTATTAGTAAAAGATGGGAAAATAGTATTAATTGATAAGAATATACATGTTCAGGATGCTCAAGTAATAGATGCAACAGGAAGGCTTGTCTTTCCGGGGTTTATAGATGCCCACTCTCACATAGGAATGTGGGAAGATTCTGTCGGATTTGAAGGTGCTGATGGAAACGAAGACTCAGACCCTGTAACGCCACACCTGAGAGCAATTGATGCTATAAATCCGTTTGATAGAAGTTTTGAAGAAGCAATTGAGGGTGGGGTTACATGTGTTGCAACAGGACCGGGAAGTGCCAATGTGATAGGCGGGCAGTTTTGTGTCATCAAGACGTTTGGCAAGAGAGTTGACAAAATGGTTGTGAAAGAACCTGCTGCAATGAAGGTTGCGTTTGGTGAAAATCCGAAAAGCGTGTATCACGAAAAACACCAGATGCCTCAAACACGCATGGCAACTGCTGCAATCTTAAGAGAAGCACTTTTTAAAGCAAGAGAGTACTTAAACAAAAAACTTGAGGCTCAGCAGGATGAGGAAAAAGATATGCCAGAATTTGACATGAAAAGTGAGAGCCTTATAAAGGTTCTGACAAAAGAAATTCCGCTGAAAGCACATGCTCACAGAGCAGATGATATATTCACAGCAATAAGGATTGCAAAAGAATTTGATGTAAATCTCACCCTTGACCATGTGACAGACGGATATTTGATTGTGGATGAACTAAAACAAGAAAATGTCCCATGTATTGTTGGACCGAATCTTACTGATAGGTCAAAGATTGAGCTTAAAAACCTTGATTTTAAAAATCCAGGCATACTTTCCGAAAACGGTATTCTTGTTGCTATTATGACCGACCATCCTGTCATTCCACAAAAATATCTTGTTTTATGTTGCGCGCTTGCATGCAAAAGTGGAATGGATGAGATAGAGGCTCTAAAAGCAATTACCATAAACCCTGCGAAGATTTTAGGAATTGACAACAGAGTTGGAAGTATAAAGGAAGGTAAAGATGCTGATATTGTAATATACAGGGGTCATCCTTTTGACATATTTTCTGAGGTTGAATATGTCTTGATTGATGGTAAAGTTGTATATCATCGCAAATAAAAAGGGGAAATTATGAAAAATGAAGGAGATAATGTCTTATTCGTATGATGAGACAGTGTCGATTGGCTATAACATTGGAAGAAATCTTTTCAAAGGTGCTATTGTTACCTTAGAAGGTGATCTTGGTAGCGGAAAAACTGTACTAACACGTGGAATTGCCAAGGCTTTTGGAATTGAAGATATTTCGAGCCCAACGTTTACTATATTTCATGTGTATGAAGGAAAAGATGGCATTTTAGTTTATCATTTTGATATTTACAGGATTGAAGAGACAGAGCTTGAGGATATAGGGTATGAGGAGTATTTTTATGGTGATGGTATTGTGATAATTGAGTGGGCTGATAAGTTAAAAAGACTTCGTCCCAAAGAATATTTAAAGGTTGAGATTCAGAAGATAGACGAAGATGTTCGAAAAATATTGATAACAGGTGTTGGAGAAAAATACAAAAGTGTTGAGGATGTGATAGAAA
Proteins encoded in this region:
- the queD gene encoding 6-carboxytetrahydropterin synthase QueD; the encoded protein is MLLKKIFKFDAAHNLTKYNGKCENLHGHTYKLVVTVEGKPDDQDMVIDFVLLKKIVQNEVIDILDHAYINDIIENPTAENIAKWIWKKLSKKIEEQGCRLYEIEVWETEDSSVIYRGEDE
- the folE2 gene encoding GTP cyclohydrolase FolE2 codes for the protein MIDVQSQKDLRGISIQKVGIKDLNWPIVVMDRENKTQTTIARITAAAELKGDIRGTHMSRFIEAIDELKVVGPKEIEKLLDKIKEKLNSEKAYIRFDFPYFINKRTPVTATLSPLKVDCYFEAEKDQKFDLKTGVIVPVHTLCPCSKEISEYGAHNQRAYVTIEVRMKKFMWIEELVEIAEASASCPLYSILKRPDEKWVTERAYQNPRFVEDLLREVVLKIKENGRIKWYKVFVESIESIHNHNAFAYVEGEIRK
- a CDS encoding amidohydrolase; amino-acid sequence: MDILIKNAKIYTMDEKGIIEKGDVLVKDGKIVLIDKNIHVQDAQVIDATGRLVFPGFIDAHSHIGMWEDSVGFEGADGNEDSDPVTPHLRAIDAINPFDRSFEEAIEGGVTCVATGPGSANVIGGQFCVIKTFGKRVDKMVVKEPAAMKVAFGENPKSVYHEKHQMPQTRMATAAILREALFKAREYLNKKLEAQQDEEKDMPEFDMKSESLIKVLTKEIPLKAHAHRADDIFTAIRIAKEFDVNLTLDHVTDGYLIVDELKQENVPCIVGPNLTDRSKIELKNLDFKNPGILSENGILVAIMTDHPVIPQKYLVLCCALACKSGMDEIEALKAITINPAKILGIDNRVGSIKEGKDADIVIYRGHPFDIFSEVEYVLIDGKVVYHRK
- the tsaE gene encoding tRNA (adenosine(37)-N6)-threonylcarbamoyltransferase complex ATPase subunit type 1 TsaE, coding for MKEIMSYSYDETVSIGYNIGRNLFKGAIVTLEGDLGSGKTVLTRGIAKAFGIEDISSPTFTIFHVYEGKDGILVYHFDIYRIEETELEDIGYEEYFYGDGIVIIEWADKLKRLRPKEYLKVEIQKIDEDVRKILITGVGEKYKSVEDVIEKDEDIGD